DNA from Bradyrhizobium japonicum USDA 6:
GCGCATCAGCCGTCATCTGGGTGTTCATCGCGGGCACGCGGCTGAAGCAATTCCCGGCCGATTTCGCCGCGATGAGCTCTGGTCTGCGGCTCCTTTTCTACGTAGCGATCGGCACGATCGTGCTGCCGGTCCTGACGTCGCTGGCGATGGGCACCGATCTACCGTCGCTATGGGCGTTGCAGGGGCTGTTCCTGTTCGTCGTGCTGATCGTTTGCGGCACGCGCTACCCGATCGAAAGATTCTACACCGTCAATGTCACGATCATCACCGCAATCGTTGGGCTCGCCGCTGTCTTCGTCGCGGCCCCGATTCACGCCGTCTATCGCAACAATCACGGCTACGAAGAGGGCCGGAATTTCTACGCGCAGGTAGCTAACGAGATTACTCGCGAATGGCACGAACTGACCGGGGAGCCGCTCGGCGCCGTCAGTGGCGACGATTCGCTGGCCTTTGCGACCGCGTTCTACAGTCCGGACCATCCGTTTTACGCGCGGCCGTTCGAATTTCAGTACACGTGGGGCATGCCGCGAAAGACGACATTGGATCGCGGTTGGGCCGCGCTCTGTTTCAGCGGCCAGGACTATTGCGGCAGGTGGATGGAGTTCGTATCTGCGCGCGCCGAGCATTTCGTCAGGCGCCAGTTCACCGTGCAGGCAACGCTATGGGGCAAGCCCGGCCTGACACGAGACGTGGTCGTGCTGATCGTGCCGCCGCGAACGAGTAGCGCGACGCCCGAGAGCGCCGCGCAGGACTTCAGCGCCAGCAGGCGCCCGACGGACTAGGCTTCGCGCTCAGCAGTGGCTGTCGCGGATCCGCTCAAGGCCTTCGCTCGCGAAGGGGGAGTGAACGCAGTTCGCTCGGCGGCCGACGTCGAGTGTTCCGTTTCCGCCCGATCCGGGGTGGTGTTGTCTTCGCGATGTTCCGGTTCCATGAGGCGGCCTTTCGAATTGCTGCAGTACAACATCGATGCGGCCGGGAAGTTCCTCATGCGATGGGACGATGATGCGGCTTGAACAGCCGTCCCTTTTCCACCACCAGCACGATCGCAAGCGCCGCCAGTGTCGACAGGAAGAAGCCGACCGAGAACGGCAGCAGCGTGCCGTCGAAGCTCTGCCCGATCGCCATGCCGACGACGATGCCGATCAGCGTCGTGATCGAGCCGTAGAGCGAGGAGGCGGTGCCGGCGATGTGGCCCTGCGGCTCCATGGCCAGTGCGGTGAAGTTCGCGACCATCATGCCGAACGAGAACATCATCAGGGCGGACAGCACCATGAACAGGGAGAGCGGCAGCATGCCGAGGCTTTCCGTCAGCAGCATCACGCCCGCAACCGCGGTGTAGAGCGTCAGCGCGCCGTGCGAGATCACGCGCATGCCGAGCCGCCCGACCAGCTTCGCATTGAGGAAGCCGGCGATCGCGGTGCCGGCTGCGATCGCGGCGAAGGCGATCGGGAAATAGTGGCCGAGATGATAGATGCCGGTGAAGACCTGCTGCGCCGAGAAGACATAGGCAAAGAGCGCCCCTATCACGCTGCCGGCGGCCGTCGCATAGCCGATGGTCTGGCGGTTGGTCACGGTCTGCCGGAACGCCGAGAGCACGTCTGTGGGCGCCAGCGACCTGCGCTCGGACTCGGGGAGGGTTTCAGGCAGCCGCAGCACGCTCCATGCGAGCGCGAGCAGTCCGTAGAGCATCAGTACGACGAAGATGCCGCGCCATTGCGTGACCAGCAGCACCGCCTGCCCGAACGAGGGCGCGATCACCGGCACCGCGATGAACACCATCATGGCGAGCGACATCACGCTCGCCATCCGGCGGCCGACATAACAGTCGCGCACGATCGAGGTCGCGATCACGCGCGTTGCCGACGTGCCGAGCCCTTGCAGCGCGCGCGCCAGCAGCAGCGTCTCGAACGAGGGCGCGGCGACCGCCAGCACGCTCGCCACCGCATAGACCGCCATGCCGCCGAGCAGCACCGGACGGCGCCCGAAGCGGTCCGACAACGGGCCCATGACGAACTGGCCGGCGCCGAAGCCGATCAGGAAGGTCGAGAGCACCAGCTGAAGATGGTTGGCATTGGGAATGGCGAAGGCTGCCCCGATGTTGGGCAGCGCCGGCAGCATCATGTCCATCGCAAGCGGATTCAGCGCCATGATGGACGCGATCACGATGACGAATTCTGGAAAACCCATGGGCCGGTGTCCCGAGGACACCCAATCGTCGGCATTGACGTCGGACAAAGCTCACCTCTGAAAATCAGAGGCTTTTCTATCGGTTATGTTGCGTCGCACAACCCATGTTTCGGGATGGCTGACAGGCGGGTGCTCAAGAACTGGTGATGTCGCCGGGCTCGGGAAGGGCTGCATCGTCCATCATCGTGCGCTACCGGCCTGCTCGACCAGGCCGAGCGCCAAGCGTCCCGCGGTGTCGACATAGTCGAGATCGCGATGGATCAGCATCACGGTCGTGGCGCCGTCGAGCAGGATCACGAGCTGGCGCGCGACCGCCGCTGCACCGGCAACGCCATGCTCGCGCAATTCGGTTTCGAGCCACGCTTCAAAACGCTTCTTGTGCGCCGCGCCGGCCTTGACTGCGGGATGTGCCGGCGTGTTTGCGAGCTCGGCGATGGTGCGCAGGAATCCGCAGCCGCGCCATCGCGGCGTATCCATGGAGCGTCCGAGCCTTGTGAAGAGACCGCGGACCTTGTCGGCCACCGTGCCCTCGGTCTCGGCGAACCAGCGCATATAGAGCTCCAGCGTCGGCTGGTCCCTGGCCGCGATGGTCTCGGCGACGAGCTCGTCCTTGCTGGTGAAGTGATAATAGAGCGTCTTCTTGGTGACGCCGGCCTTCTCGGCGACTGCGTCCATGCTCACCGCCCTGATGCCTTCGCCATAGAACAGGCGCGTCGCCGCGATGACGATCTGCTCGCGTGTGGTGTCGCCTTTGCCTGACATCGCCAATGTATACTGCCTAGTGAGTATACACGACAAGACCGCTGTGGCTGACTTCCGCACCTGTTCGACCTCGAATTCGACCTGGAAGGAGCCTGCACTTGTCTGATCTCGTACTCTCCGAAACGCGAGGCGCTGTCGCGCTGCTGACGTTCAATCGTCCGAACAAGCTCAATGCGCTGAGCTACGCCCTCGTCGACCGCCTGATGGCGATCCTCGATCGTATCGAGGACGATGCCGATATCCGCGCCGTGATCCTAACCGGGGCAGGCGACCGCGCCTTCTCGGCCGGCGCCGACATCGCCGAGTTCTCGGAGAGCGTGAGATGCGGGCCGGATGCGGCGGTAAAGGCCTTCGT
Protein-coding regions in this window:
- a CDS encoding multidrug effflux MFS transporter; the protein is MGFPEFVIVIASIMALNPLAMDMMLPALPNIGAAFAIPNANHLQLVLSTFLIGFGAGQFVMGPLSDRFGRRPVLLGGMAVYAVASVLAVAAPSFETLLLARALQGLGTSATRVIATSIVRDCYVGRRMASVMSLAMMVFIAVPVIAPSFGQAVLLVTQWRGIFVVLMLYGLLALAWSVLRLPETLPESERRSLAPTDVLSAFRQTVTNRQTIGYATAAGSVIGALFAYVFSAQQVFTGIYHLGHYFPIAFAAIAAGTAIAGFLNAKLVGRLGMRVISHGALTLYTAVAGVMLLTESLGMLPLSLFMVLSALMMFSFGMMVANFTALAMEPQGHIAGTASSLYGSITTLIGIVVGMAIGQSFDGTLLPFSVGFFLSTLAALAIVLVVEKGRLFKPHHRPIA
- a CDS encoding TetR/AcrR family transcriptional regulator encodes the protein MSGKGDTTREQIVIAATRLFYGEGIRAVSMDAVAEKAGVTKKTLYYHFTSKDELVAETIAARDQPTLELYMRWFAETEGTVADKVRGLFTRLGRSMDTPRWRGCGFLRTIAELANTPAHPAVKAGAAHKKRFEAWLETELREHGVAGAAAVARQLVILLDGATTVMLIHRDLDYVDTAGRLALGLVEQAGSAR